A single Candidatus Binatia bacterium DNA region contains:
- a CDS encoding sulfatase, producing the protein MAPPVCRRIRLSPTRRRRRLLLSGFSLVALAFLTTPRAHGIDEAGPKTLSPVVHFVAAQNTPRVTIQEVSRPVLNALPRTAAQLVCPSAATCSVRAAAHTGAGSRTVVGWPEKPAPAVPAPSLEELIRGPQPPPEQWTYELLPKTKDTDPPAGIATTKKVGKLAQSWALPPVADRTVSTPPTRIEPGAVLQFAYGVEEPAWSIDSAPVTFEVVALFGEKQISLFRRVLDPARNESERRWFEQQISLDPVAGKSVQFRFSATTVDPADLRPQAPVWADPSILEPRADTRPSIVLVSLDTLRARSLSAYGYEHETTPFLASLAKRGALFTRAFTTFSNTVGSHVSMFTGLYPASHQAIQLEKIIPPEVPNLAQSLRKAGYVTAAFTENGNVKGPSGFWRGFEYYNEFKRIIADGGGATGTFGRALDWVQHNRDRPFFLFVHTYAVHFPYVPPKKYAELLKQDASETIEPRRSLLNYEAEIRFLDDEVSRLIEGISKHVDPKHLLLVITSDHGEEFKEHGFLQHRQLYDEVLNVPLLFVWSDVIPAGERHGQAVSLVDIVPTVLDLASVSESASTEGQSLAPLLTGKATPSADRMVYAQGWPSVGRQFASRQQSKKCIIVDREPTAECFDLATDPDEKAPLPESSGPAFKRLATAVRAYRDQFYENAQNQTPTPASSQIDLERERNLRALGYIE; encoded by the coding sequence GTGGCTCCACCGGTCTGTCGTCGCATCCGTCTCTCGCCGACCCGCAGGCGACGACGCCTTCTGCTCTCCGGATTCTCCCTCGTTGCGCTGGCCTTCCTCACGACGCCCCGGGCACATGGCATCGACGAAGCAGGACCCAAGACGCTCTCCCCCGTCGTGCATTTCGTCGCGGCGCAGAACACACCTCGCGTGACGATCCAGGAGGTCTCCCGACCCGTTCTGAATGCGCTCCCGCGGACTGCCGCTCAACTCGTGTGCCCGTCGGCCGCAACGTGTTCCGTACGTGCGGCAGCCCACACGGGGGCCGGCTCTCGAACGGTCGTCGGATGGCCGGAGAAGCCCGCGCCGGCCGTCCCCGCTCCCTCCCTCGAAGAGTTGATTCGTGGACCGCAACCACCTCCCGAACAGTGGACCTACGAGCTTTTGCCGAAGACGAAGGACACCGACCCTCCGGCGGGCATCGCAACCACGAAGAAAGTCGGCAAGCTCGCGCAGAGTTGGGCCCTCCCGCCCGTAGCGGATCGAACCGTCTCCACGCCCCCGACGCGCATCGAACCCGGCGCCGTGCTGCAGTTCGCCTATGGCGTCGAGGAGCCGGCCTGGTCGATCGACTCGGCCCCGGTCACGTTCGAGGTTGTCGCCCTGTTCGGCGAGAAGCAGATCTCGCTATTTCGACGCGTACTCGACCCGGCGCGCAACGAGTCGGAGCGACGATGGTTCGAGCAGCAGATATCGCTCGATCCCGTCGCGGGGAAATCGGTGCAGTTCCGCTTCTCGGCGACCACGGTCGACCCTGCCGACCTCCGACCGCAGGCACCGGTCTGGGCGGACCCGTCGATTCTCGAACCACGCGCGGACACCCGACCTTCGATCGTTCTGGTCTCACTCGACACTCTGCGGGCCCGCAGCCTGAGTGCCTACGGATACGAACACGAGACCACGCCGTTCCTCGCGAGCCTGGCCAAGCGCGGAGCGTTGTTCACGCGCGCGTTCACCACGTTCTCGAACACGGTGGGGTCCCACGTGAGCATGTTCACCGGGCTGTACCCCGCATCCCACCAAGCCATCCAGCTCGAGAAGATCATTCCGCCGGAGGTTCCGAACCTCGCGCAGTCGCTCCGCAAGGCCGGCTACGTGACCGCCGCGTTTACAGAGAACGGCAACGTCAAAGGCCCAAGCGGCTTCTGGCGGGGCTTCGAGTACTACAACGAGTTCAAGCGCATCATCGCGGACGGGGGCGGCGCCACAGGGACGTTTGGCCGCGCACTCGATTGGGTCCAACACAATCGAGATCGCCCCTTCTTCTTGTTCGTGCACACCTATGCCGTGCATTTCCCGTACGTTCCGCCAAAGAAGTACGCCGAGCTCCTCAAGCAGGACGCGTCGGAAACGATCGAGCCGCGACGGAGCCTGCTGAACTACGAGGCGGAGATTCGTTTCCTCGATGACGAGGTCTCCCGGCTGATCGAAGGAATCTCGAAGCACGTCGACCCCAAGCACCTCCTTCTCGTCATCACCTCGGATCACGGCGAGGAGTTCAAAGAGCATGGGTTCCTCCAGCACCGGCAGCTGTACGACGAGGTGCTGAACGTCCCGCTTCTCTTCGTCTGGTCCGACGTCATCCCCGCCGGGGAGCGTCACGGTCAAGCGGTCTCGCTCGTGGACATCGTCCCCACGGTCCTGGATCTCGCCAGCGTTTCCGAGTCGGCAAGCACCGAAGGGCAGAGCCTCGCCCCTCTCCTCACCGGGAAGGCCACACCATCGGCGGACCGGATGGTTTACGCCCAGGGATGGCCGTCGGTCGGGCGGCAGTTCGCATCCCGGCAGCAGAGCAAGAAGTGCATCATCGTCGACCGGGAGCCTACGGCCGAGTGCTTCGATCTGGCGACCGACCCCGACGAGAAAGCTCCGCTTCCCGAATCGTCCGGCCCCGCGTTCAAGCGCTTGGCCACGGCCGTACGCGCATACCGAGACCAGTTCTACGAGAACGCCCAGAACCAGACACCCACACCGGCTTCGTCGCAGATCGACCTCGAACGCGAGCGGAACCTGCGAGCCCTCGGCTACATCGAGTAG